From a single Bryobacter aggregatus MPL3 genomic region:
- a CDS encoding CocE/NonD family hydrolase, with the protein MPSFFPRALLLLACSVLLCGQVQRVQIPMRDGVQLVADVYGASAGERKPVLLQRTPYNRKGAAATAQRYAAAGYVVVVQDTRGRSDSEGVFFPYNNEGQDGFDTTDWILRQSWANGRIGMWGASYVGAVQYQAAAEDAPGLAVLAPTATWTSFYNNIYTGGVSRLALIATAAAGLYPPPAGVSAPVDWYKTLHALPLADLDLAIGWRIPWLQGILAHPRPDGFWTRLNLIEKTKKLSIPAQHVVGYYDFFNRETVANFQRLSQTEAPQQLILGPWDHGTIGKRKLGEVDFGAAAELNLMDENLRWFNRFLKESAPTSFPAVRYFSMGDNRWHTAAKWPPETAQTTAFYLHSGGKANTRNGDGRLDRKAPQTNEAADTFHSDPVHPVPAWPPAIVQAKFTGFWGPVDQGPNEDLKDVLVYDSGRLTAPLRIAGPVEAELWVSQDTPDADWVVKLIDVWPNGFAQNLAVGVQRISMLPKAPPKPGLPNLVRVDVGHVAAQLEPGHSLRVEITGAYFPLFDRNTNTGKGPYDATMRVAEQKLFHSRNRASKLSLFVLPAQ; encoded by the coding sequence ATTCCGATGCGCGATGGCGTACAGTTGGTGGCCGATGTCTACGGCGCCAGTGCTGGGGAACGCAAACCAGTGCTGTTGCAACGCACTCCTTACAACCGGAAAGGCGCGGCTGCTACCGCGCAACGCTACGCGGCGGCTGGCTACGTTGTCGTTGTGCAGGACACGCGCGGACGTTCTGATTCCGAAGGTGTCTTCTTCCCTTACAACAATGAAGGGCAAGACGGCTTTGACACCACGGACTGGATTCTGCGGCAGTCCTGGGCGAACGGCCGCATTGGCATGTGGGGCGCTTCCTATGTCGGAGCAGTCCAGTATCAGGCAGCAGCTGAGGATGCGCCGGGTCTTGCCGTCCTTGCGCCCACCGCCACTTGGACCAGCTTCTACAACAACATTTACACCGGTGGCGTCTCGCGTCTCGCGCTCATCGCAACGGCTGCGGCCGGACTCTACCCGCCTCCTGCCGGAGTGAGCGCACCAGTCGATTGGTACAAGACTCTCCATGCCTTACCTCTCGCAGATCTCGACCTTGCGATCGGCTGGCGCATTCCCTGGTTGCAGGGCATCCTGGCCCATCCCCGTCCAGATGGTTTCTGGACCCGCTTGAACCTGATCGAGAAGACGAAGAAGCTTTCGATTCCCGCCCAGCACGTCGTGGGTTATTACGACTTCTTCAATCGCGAAACCGTGGCGAACTTCCAGCGTCTGAGCCAGACGGAAGCGCCGCAGCAATTGATTCTTGGCCCTTGGGATCACGGCACCATTGGCAAGCGAAAGCTGGGGGAGGTCGATTTTGGCGCCGCGGCAGAACTGAATCTGATGGACGAGAATCTGCGCTGGTTCAATCGCTTTCTGAAAGAATCGGCACCCACTTCATTCCCCGCGGTTCGCTACTTCTCCATGGGGGACAATCGTTGGCACACTGCCGCGAAGTGGCCGCCGGAGACCGCACAGACGACTGCCTTCTATCTCCATTCCGGTGGAAAAGCGAACACTCGCAATGGCGATGGCCGGCTCGACCGCAAAGCGCCACAAACGAACGAAGCCGCCGATACCTTTCATTCCGATCCTGTCCATCCGGTGCCTGCCTGGCCTCCGGCCATCGTACAGGCGAAGTTCACTGGCTTCTGGGGGCCTGTCGATCAGGGGCCCAATGAAGATCTGAAGGATGTGCTCGTCTACGACTCCGGCCGCCTCACCGCGCCGCTGCGGATTGCAGGTCCTGTGGAGGCGGAGCTATGGGTAAGCCAGGATACGCCCGATGCGGACTGGGTCGTGAAACTGATTGATGTCTGGCCTAATGGCTTTGCGCAGAATCTTGCTGTCGGTGTGCAACGGATCAGTATGTTGCCGAAGGCGCCTCCCAAGCCCGGCTTGCCTAATCTCGTCCGGGTGGATGTGGGGCATGTGGCTGCCCAATTGGAGCCAGGACATTCGTTGCGGGTTGAGATCACGGGTGCCTATTTCCCGCTCTTTGACCGCAATACGAATACCGGAAAGGGTCCCTACGACGCGACCATGCGAGTGGCGGAACAGAAACTCTTCCATAGCCGCAACCGGGCCTCAAAGCTCAGCTTGTTCGTCCTCCCCGCGCAGTAG
- a CDS encoding TonB-dependent receptor plug domain-containing protein — protein MNRLILLFLISLFAFAQQSDLLVDWLSTLQSLQSRAKSGSPADLSKLISELKTLTGEISAQDAVLAKGLAPLPSTASSQQELLAYVSDLRRQIEDQLRARPGSAFQLGRVEVNVSADAVQVATATTLDESEFRERNARVVPDALNLIPGVSIQRIGPRNERGVFIRGFDVRQVPVYMDGIPVYVPYDGYVDLDRFLTYDVSEIQVAKGFTSPLYGPNAIGGAVNLISKEPTKGLNLDLGSGYASGDQVHGFLNAGTRWKKFWLQGGFAWLSSDTYPLSGNFKPVPLQPAGDRLNAYQTDYKGRVRVAWTPKQGDQYTFTYANQKGEKGNPTYAGTDPTVRPRYWQWPEWNKESFYFIGNKSLGESSYVRARLYYDKFNNLIKAYDNNQYNSQTLPSAFTSPYDDDTYGSILELGTRALKRHSIKTSFYFKDDNHREGNVGEPVRSFRDQSLSFGFEDTIQLGRRTSAIVGFSADRINVLNAQNFTGGQVLPFAKNDLWAYNPQAGIFHGIGNSGKVHLSFARKTRLPTIKDRYSYRMGQAIPNPDLREERSDNLEVGYSHLLGRKTLVEGALFRSGVSNSTQRYFVQPNVFQLRNLGEARYLGGEFSVRSNPLSSLQLTSNYTYLSRRNQSNPSVIMIDTPRHKIYSSATYRLYGRVSLLADLRYEGGRWNQNDGGRYLRASNFTTVGLGATAQLYKQVEMQAGVGNLFDRNYWLVDGYPESGRNVYINLRYRF, from the coding sequence ATGAATCGCTTGATCCTTCTGTTCCTGATTTCCCTTTTTGCTTTTGCCCAGCAGTCTGACCTCCTCGTCGACTGGCTGTCCACGCTCCAATCCCTTCAGTCCCGTGCCAAGAGCGGTTCGCCCGCAGACTTGTCGAAGCTGATCTCTGAACTGAAAACGCTCACTGGGGAAATTTCTGCCCAGGATGCGGTGCTGGCCAAAGGATTGGCGCCGCTGCCTTCTACTGCCTCTAGCCAGCAAGAGTTGCTGGCCTATGTTTCAGATCTGCGCAGGCAGATTGAAGACCAACTCCGCGCCCGGCCGGGCAGCGCCTTCCAGTTGGGCCGCGTCGAGGTGAACGTGTCCGCTGACGCCGTACAGGTTGCCACCGCCACCACCCTCGACGAATCGGAGTTTCGCGAACGCAATGCCCGCGTCGTGCCGGACGCGCTGAATCTCATTCCAGGTGTCAGCATCCAGCGCATTGGACCGCGCAACGAGCGCGGCGTCTTCATTCGTGGCTTCGATGTGCGGCAGGTTCCGGTCTACATGGACGGGATCCCGGTCTATGTCCCCTACGACGGCTATGTCGATCTCGATCGCTTTCTCACCTATGACGTCAGCGAGATCCAGGTGGCTAAGGGCTTCACCTCGCCGCTCTATGGGCCGAATGCGATCGGCGGCGCTGTCAACTTGATTTCAAAGGAGCCCACCAAGGGGCTGAATCTGGATCTCGGCAGCGGCTACGCCTCTGGAGATCAGGTTCATGGCTTCCTGAATGCGGGAACGCGTTGGAAGAAGTTCTGGTTGCAAGGCGGCTTCGCCTGGCTGAGCAGCGATACCTATCCTCTTTCTGGAAACTTCAAGCCCGTTCCTTTGCAGCCAGCAGGAGACAGGCTGAATGCTTACCAGACCGACTACAAAGGCCGTGTCCGCGTTGCCTGGACTCCGAAGCAAGGCGATCAGTACACCTTCACCTACGCCAATCAGAAAGGCGAAAAAGGAAACCCGACCTACGCTGGAACAGATCCCACCGTTCGTCCACGTTACTGGCAGTGGCCGGAGTGGAACAAGGAAAGTTTCTACTTCATCGGCAACAAGAGCCTGGGCGAATCGAGCTATGTCCGCGCGCGTCTCTACTACGACAAGTTCAACAATCTGATTAAGGCCTACGACAACAATCAGTACAACTCGCAGACTCTGCCCTCTGCCTTCACCAGCCCCTACGACGATGACACCTATGGCAGCATTCTCGAACTTGGCACTCGAGCGCTCAAGCGTCACTCGATCAAGACCTCCTTTTACTTCAAGGACGACAATCATCGGGAAGGCAACGTGGGGGAACCCGTGCGTTCCTTCCGCGATCAGTCGCTCTCCTTTGGCTTTGAAGACACAATTCAATTGGGCCGCCGTACCTCCGCGATTGTTGGCTTCAGTGCGGATCGGATTAATGTCCTGAATGCGCAGAACTTCACCGGCGGGCAAGTATTGCCCTTCGCGAAGAACGATCTCTGGGCCTACAACCCGCAGGCCGGTATCTTCCACGGCATTGGGAACTCCGGAAAAGTCCATCTGAGTTTCGCTCGCAAGACGCGTCTGCCCACCATCAAGGACCGTTACTCCTATCGCATGGGGCAGGCGATTCCGAATCCGGATCTCCGGGAGGAACGCTCTGACAATCTCGAGGTCGGGTACTCGCACCTGCTGGGCCGCAAGACTCTGGTTGAGGGTGCTCTGTTCCGCAGCGGTGTCTCCAACTCCACCCAGCGCTACTTTGTGCAACCAAACGTCTTCCAACTCCGGAACCTCGGCGAAGCTCGCTACCTGGGCGGCGAATTCAGCGTTCGCTCAAACCCCCTCTCGTCGCTCCAGTTGACTTCAAACTACACCTATCTCAGCCGTCGCAACCAGTCGAATCCCTCGGTGATCATGATCGATACGCCACGGCACAAAATCTATTCCTCCGCCACCTATCGCCTCTATGGCCGGGTGAGCCTGCTCGCGGACCTGCGCTATGAAGGCGGACGTTGGAATCAGAATGATGGGGGGCGCTACCTGCGCGCTTCGAACTTCACAACCGTCGGACTCGGTGCTACCGCTCAACTCTACAAACAAGTTGAGATGCAAGCGGGCGTCGGCAACCTTTTCGATCGCAACTACTGGTTGGTCGACGGCTACCCCGAATCAGGACGAAACGTCTACATCAACCTGCGCTATCGCTTCTAA